A portion of the Juglans microcarpa x Juglans regia isolate MS1-56 chromosome 1D, Jm3101_v1.0, whole genome shotgun sequence genome contains these proteins:
- the LOC121248006 gene encoding uncharacterized protein LOC121248006 isoform X1 — protein sequence MADSNSFVFGTLPTSSASFSCGTVDVKAKLRPRKRTIVAKGGRNRCSCGANTKSSTTNSNFSNSILTTPFSNPFSSSHPPSTNFPASISFGLQSCNNKKVMPLSSDKAENSRKDAQPNQQTIQKEIETAPETSESVSSRRLPLIPISRIRKGIPHSPHFLQLRSYSEVARKSLMAGWDRAFEEIHTLIANDFWVRSSELWKTTEELQSLGYNVFRQRKSLVELTEVMEELHLYKMWIRRLKSKAESHRMEKCRLESVILGLLKSAEREQADLVEMLEEVTKMEKDAPKFNGAFAALAIEPM from the exons ATGGCCGACTCGAACTCCTTCGTCTTTGGAACATTACCAacttcttctgcttctttttcttgcg GAACAGTTGACGTCAAAGCCAAACTCCGCCCTCGGAAACGTACAATCGTGGCGAAAGGTGGTAGGAATCGCTGCTCTTGCGGGGCCAACACCAAGTCCTCTacaacaaattcaaatttttcaaattccattCTTACGACTCCGTTTTCCAACCCCTTTTCATCATCACATCCTCCATCAACGAATTTCCCTGCTTCGATTTCTTTCGGATTGCAGTCTTGTAACA atAAAAAGGTCATGCCATTGAGCTCAGATAAGGCAGAGAATTCACGGAAAGACGCTCAACCCAATCAGCAAACAATTCAGAAAGAGATCGAGACGGCTCCAGAAACTTCTGAATCTGTTTCGTCTCGACGTTTACCACTGATACCCATTTCGCGAATTCGGAAAGGCATCCCTCACAGTCCTCACTTTCTTCAGCTTCGGAGCTACTCTGAAGTGGCAAGGAAGAGTTTGATGGCCGGGTGGGATCGAGCATTTGAAGAAATCCATACTCTGATAGCAAATGATTTCTGGGTTAGGTCCAGTGAGCTATGGAAGACTACGGAGGAGCTTCAGAGTTTGGGATACAATGTGTTTCGACAGAGGAAAAGCTTAGTGGAACTAACCGAGGTGATGGAGGAGCTCCATCTGTACAAAATGTGGATTCGGCGATTGAAGAGCAAGGCCGAGTCTCATAGAATGGAAAAGTGCAGGCTGGAGAGTGTGATTTTGGGCCTACTGAAAAGTGCTGAGAGAGAGCAGGCTGATTTAGTGGAAATGCTGGAAGAGGTGACAAAGATGGAAAAAGACGCGCCCAAATTTAATGGTGCCTTTGCTGCGTTAGCCATCGAACCCATGTAG
- the LOC121248006 gene encoding uncharacterized protein LOC121248006 isoform X2, whose product MADSNSFVFGTLPTSSASFSCVDVKAKLRPRKRTIVAKGGRNRCSCGANTKSSTTNSNFSNSILTTPFSNPFSSSHPPSTNFPASISFGLQSCNNKKVMPLSSDKAENSRKDAQPNQQTIQKEIETAPETSESVSSRRLPLIPISRIRKGIPHSPHFLQLRSYSEVARKSLMAGWDRAFEEIHTLIANDFWVRSSELWKTTEELQSLGYNVFRQRKSLVELTEVMEELHLYKMWIRRLKSKAESHRMEKCRLESVILGLLKSAEREQADLVEMLEEVTKMEKDAPKFNGAFAALAIEPM is encoded by the exons ATGGCCGACTCGAACTCCTTCGTCTTTGGAACATTACCAacttcttctgcttctttttcttgcg TTGACGTCAAAGCCAAACTCCGCCCTCGGAAACGTACAATCGTGGCGAAAGGTGGTAGGAATCGCTGCTCTTGCGGGGCCAACACCAAGTCCTCTacaacaaattcaaatttttcaaattccattCTTACGACTCCGTTTTCCAACCCCTTTTCATCATCACATCCTCCATCAACGAATTTCCCTGCTTCGATTTCTTTCGGATTGCAGTCTTGTAACA atAAAAAGGTCATGCCATTGAGCTCAGATAAGGCAGAGAATTCACGGAAAGACGCTCAACCCAATCAGCAAACAATTCAGAAAGAGATCGAGACGGCTCCAGAAACTTCTGAATCTGTTTCGTCTCGACGTTTACCACTGATACCCATTTCGCGAATTCGGAAAGGCATCCCTCACAGTCCTCACTTTCTTCAGCTTCGGAGCTACTCTGAAGTGGCAAGGAAGAGTTTGATGGCCGGGTGGGATCGAGCATTTGAAGAAATCCATACTCTGATAGCAAATGATTTCTGGGTTAGGTCCAGTGAGCTATGGAAGACTACGGAGGAGCTTCAGAGTTTGGGATACAATGTGTTTCGACAGAGGAAAAGCTTAGTGGAACTAACCGAGGTGATGGAGGAGCTCCATCTGTACAAAATGTGGATTCGGCGATTGAAGAGCAAGGCCGAGTCTCATAGAATGGAAAAGTGCAGGCTGGAGAGTGTGATTTTGGGCCTACTGAAAAGTGCTGAGAGAGAGCAGGCTGATTTAGTGGAAATGCTGGAAGAGGTGACAAAGATGGAAAAAGACGCGCCCAAATTTAATGGTGCCTTTGCTGCGTTAGCCATCGAACCCATGTAG
- the LOC121266120 gene encoding anthranilate synthase alpha subunit 1, chloroplastic, which translates to MQSLGLSHCLLPSSRGRSLAPLPVPAIVSRRSSSSVAFIPTVKCCSLTSSSSSLVDNETKFVEVAKHANLIPLHRTIFSDQLTPVIAYRCLVKEDDREAPSFLFESVEPHPIASIVGRYSVIGAQPTMEIVAKENNVTIMDHEEGRLTEEVVEDPMMIPKRISEDWKPQLVDELPNTFCGGWVGYFSYDTVRYMEKKKLPFSKAPKDDRNLADIHLGLYDDVIVFDHIEKKAYVIHWVRLDRYTSVEKAYKDGVKRLEVLVSRVQNTEPPRLASGFVELETHLFGPSLNKSTMTSEEFKKAVLQAKEHILAGDIFQVVLSQRFERRTFADPFEVYRALRVVNPSPYMTYLQARGCILVASSPEILTRARKNKIVNRPLAGTVRRGKTKNEDQMLEVQLLNDEKQCAEHIMLVDLGRNDVGKVSKYGSVKVEKLMNIERYSHVMHISSTVTGELQDHLTCWDALRAALPVGTVSGAPKVRAMEIIDELEVARRGPYSGGFGSVSFSGDMDIALALRTIVFPTGSRYDTMYFYKDATRRQEWVANLQAGAGIVADSIPEDEQQECQNKAAGLARAIDLAESTFVHKLCG; encoded by the exons ATGCAGAGCCTCGGTCTTTCTCACTGCTTGCTTCCGTCCAGCCGCGGGCGCTCTCTGGCCCCACTACCCGTCCCCGCCATTGTCAGTAGAAGAAGCTCAAGCTCAGTTGCATTTATCCCTACAGTGAAATGCTGCTCTCTAACAAGCTCGTCCTCGTCTTTAG TTGACAATGAGACAAAATTCGTGGAAGTGGCTAAACATGCAAATCTAATTCCACTTCACCGAACCATATTCTCGGATCAGCTTACTCCAGTTATAGCTTATCGGTGCTTGGTTAAAGAAGATGATCGGGAGGCTCCAAGCTTTCTTTTTGAGTCGGTGGAGCCCCATCCTATTGCTTCAATTGTT GGTCGTTATAGTGTAATTGGAGCTCAGCCAACAATGGAAATAGTGGCAAAAGAAAATAACGTTACCATAATGGACCATGAGGAAGGGCGATTGACCGAGGAGGTTGTTGAAGATCCAATGATGATCCCAAAAAGAATCTCAGAGGACTGGAAACCTCAACTTGTTGATGAACTTCCAAATACATTTTGTG GTGGCTGGGTAGGTTACTTCTCATATGACACAGTTCGTTACATGGAGAAAAAAAAGCTGCCTTTCTCAAAGGCTCCAAAGGATGATAGAAACCTTGCTGATATACATCTTGGCCTGTATGATGATGTGATTGTTTTTGATCACATTGAGAAG AAAGCATATGTTATTCACTGGGTAAGATTGGATCGATACACCTCTGTTGAGAAGGCTTATAAAGATGGAGTCAAACGCTTGGAAGTATTGGTGTCCAGAGTACAAAATACCGAACC CCCAAGGCTTGCTTCGGGTTTTGTGGAATTAGAAACTCACCTTTTTGGTCCTTCTTTAAATAAGTCAACCATGACAAGCGAAGAATTTAAGAAGGCTGTACTACAGGCCAAAGAACATATTCTGGCAGGGGATATCTTCCAGGTCGTATTAAGTCAACGTTTTGAGCGCCGAACATTTGCAGACCCATTTGAAGTATATAGAGCATTGAGAGTTGTGAATCCAAGTCCATATATGACTTACTTACAA GCTAGAGGATGCATTCTTGTTGCTTCAAGTCCAGAAATTCTTACACGTGCAAGGAAG AATAAGATTGTCAACCGACCGTTGGCTGGAACTGTAAGAAGGGGGAAGACAAAGAATGAAGATCAGATGTTAGAAGTTCAGCTGCTTAATGATGAAAAGCAATGTGCAGAACACATCATGCTAGTTGATTTGGGTCGAAATGATGTTGGAAAG GTCTCCAAATATGGTTCCGTGAAGGTGGAAAAGCTTATGAATATTGAACGGTATTCCCATGTGATGCACATAAGCTCCACA GTTACGGGAGAGTTGCAAGATCATCTCACTTGCTGGGATGCCCTACGTGCCGCACTGCCTGTTGGAACTGTTAGTGGAGCTCCAAAG GTCCGGGCCATGGAAATAATTGATGAGTTGGAAGTAGCAAGGCGTGGGCCATATAGTGGCGGATTCGGAAGTGTCTCTTTTTCTGGGGACATGGACATTGCGCTAGCCCTCAGGACCATTGTATTTCCCACAGGAAGCCGATATGACACAATGTACTTCTACAAGGACGCAACCAGGCGCCAGGAATGGGTTGCTAACCTTCAAGCCGGTGCCGGTATAGTGGCTGACAGTATTCCCGAGGACGAACAACAGGAATGTCAGAACAAGGCAGCAGGTCTCGCCCGTGCCATTGACTTGGCCGAATCCACTTTTGTTCATAAATTATGTGGATGA